From a single Salvelinus sp. IW2-2015 linkage group LG22, ASM291031v2, whole genome shotgun sequence genomic region:
- the LOC111949593 gene encoding oligodendrocyte-myelin glycoprotein-like — translation MSDGLDEDPYRIKTVPFHLALIMLPHAPLACLFLLLLSGVLGGLVLSICPAVCSCSRGHRVVDCSSRHLSQLPPGLQHNIRFLNLSHNSLCGLDDQLGHYAHLRTLDLSYNLLGRFPSGLPRALWDIRAAGNQLRALDKNDTAYHWNLRVLDLSANELERVVFINNTLPSLHALNLSHNRFWTVPTNMPHNLEMVDLSHNYLVQILLGSLDRLPRLRRFYLHANRFSWVPEGVFDRLEGLELLTLGDNPWACEEEENITRLLLWAKHTRAAVLGCPCYTRPTCGQAHLATPGGEWHFTSHTEPPLGADDRELGRGDLTPDRAAVVTSGYMAKSALLEPGTHGDRGSANSSGDQTSFVFISTPLHGLSTRTSTTGHPHSAAKKPNTGSTQSRSHGLHTPILYSVVTWNLLVTVTAFKAF, via the exons atgagtgatgGTCTTGACGAAGATCCATACAGGATCAAAACTGTGCCCTTCCATTT agcCCTCATTATGCTCCCCCACGCCCCGTTGGCCTgcctcttcctgctcctcctgtCGGGGGTGCTGGGGGGGCTGGTCCTGTCTATCTGCCCTGCCGTGTGCTCCTGCAGCCGGGGCCACCGTGTGGTGGACTGCTCCTCACGGCACCTCTCACAGCTGCCCCCAGGCCTGCAGCATAACATCCGCTTCCTCAACCTCTCACACAACAG CCTTTGTGGTCTGGACGACCAGCTCGGCCACTACGCCCACCTGCGTACCCTGGACCTGTCCTATAACCTCCTGGGTCGCTTCCCCTCCGGCCTGCCCAGGGCCCTCTGGGACATCCGGGCCGCTGGCAACCAGCTCCGAGCACTGGACAAGAACGACACGGCCTACCATTGGAACCTGAGGGTACTGGACCTGTCAGCCAACGAGCTGGAGAGGGTGGTCTTCATCAACAACACCCTACCCAGCCTACACGCCCTAAACTTGAGTCACAACCGGTTCTGGACCGTGCCCACCAACATGCCTCATAATCTGGAGATGGTGGATTTGTCCCACAACTACCTGGTTCAGATCCTCCTGGGATCATTGGACCGGCTGCCCAGGCTGAGGAGGTTCTACCTGCATGCTAATCGCTTCTCCTGGGTGCCGGAGGGGGTATTTGACCGGTTGGAGGGGCTCGAGTTGTTGACACTTGGGGATAACCCTTGGGCttgtgaagaggaggagaacatcaCACGGCTCTTGCTCTGGGCCAAACACACCCGTGCTGCCGTGTTGGGCTGCCCCTGCTACACTAGGCCAACATGTGGACAAGCCCATCTGGCCACACCAGGAGGGGAGTGGCACTTTACGTCCCACACAGAGCCTCCACTGGGGGCTGATGACAGAGAGCTGGGCCGTGGAGACCTCACACCGGATAGAGCTGCAGTCGTCACTTCTGGGTACATGGCTAAGTCTGCGTTGTTGGAGCCTGGGACGCATGGAGACAGAGGGTCTGCCAATAGCTCGGGGGACCAGACATCGTTTGTGTTCATCTCCACCCCCTTGCACGGCCTCTCCACACGCACAAGCACTACAGGGCACCCGCACTCCGCCGCCAAGAAGCCCAACACAGGAAGCACGCAGAGCAGAAGCCACGGACTCCACACACCAATCCTGTATTCTGTAGTCACCTGGAACCTTCTAGTCACGGTGACTGCCTTCAAAGCCTTTTAA
- the LOC111949591 gene encoding mucin-2 produces the protein MEGKRLVFVLFLWMLPLGLKSTVTLQPNSHSSDFRSSEVTATSDKVSPLEMAQEHLNNAPDEGNHSTVAPSVELKFTVKSEPQTPDQVSTRYISSYLPSIHPLSTSTKRNSQSPQDRQTTKYKNNSTVEITADGAEETSPTMGNQPPVSRVTPSSQGKVSPTASPRPSEFSSQTTSPTTIQPTEIQTGTGPTNRPMSQSNDSTERIRPTPTGVGFGVTPTRAEFTLNTGGKAQLPSTSSQAPVTSRKSTPSHPTERGPTGPSELPSAATLPPSITMTKSFTHISTPWTSTQPAKTLATTAASVTASIAVTSTKGQSPLMVPTTKHVATATTTTKNKPKPSPSKMANKDKSKTTGNHGTVVAVLIGVTLVLMFVSFGVIFVRKRRHQRMQLQNTAWAGPSPFLDSGVQSRLDNDDSSDVHLRGSNRISFSGFLSQRLSKRLSLLQETDEEFRMGEIQTGSTFGRETVSDDVQPSNGTAAVHKEKTQIEEVQPLDNSSSPPPSTSSETTATAHTHDHQPPTSLQVVDLGPDNAPNRSPSRTPSDIPEAIPPPLLDVYLGPPSDQASPPAPLHQRAQIFPPHPPTCLNQSPSR, from the coding sequence ATGGAGGGAAAGCgtcttgtttttgtcttgtttttgtgGATGCTGCCACTGGGACTGAAAAGCACAGTGACACTTCAGCCTAACAGCCACTCCTCCGACTTCAGGAGCAGTGAGGTTACTGCAACTTCAGACAAAGTTTCACCCTTAGAAATGGCACAAGAGCACCTCAACAATGCACCAGATGAAGGAAACCATAGCACCGTAGCACCTTCAGTTGAGTTGAAGTTCACAGTGAAGAGTGAAccacagactccagatcaggtgTCCACCAGATATATCAGCTCTTATCTGCCTTCAATCCACCCTTTGAGTACGAGCACAAAGAGGAACTCCCAGTCACCTCAGGACCGCCAAACAACCAAATATAAAAACAACTCCACGGTGGAGATCACAGCAGACGGAGCCGAGGAAACTTCGCCCACTATGGGGAATCAGCCTCCGGTAAGCCGAGTTACACCCTCGAGCCAGGGCAAAGTAAGTCCAACAGCATCACCTAGACCTTCTGAGTTTTCCTCTCAAACAACCTCACCGACAACAATTCAACCAACAGAGATCCAAACAGGGACTGGTCCAACCAATCGTCCGATGTCGCAGTCCAACGACTCCACAGAGAGGATCCGACCCACGCCAACTGGTGTTGGATTTGGAGTGACACCGACTAGAGCCGAATTTACTTTGAACACAGGTGGGAAGGCTCAATTGCCCAGCACTTCCTCCCAGGCCCCAGTCACAAGCAGGAAATCAACCCCTTCACACCCCACTGAAAGAGGTCCAACAGGCCCATCTGAGCTGCCTAGCGCTGCCACCCTACCTCCCTCTATAACCATGACCAAATCTTTTACCCACATCTCCACTCCATGGACGTCGACCCAGCCCGCCAAGACCCTTGCCACCACTGCAGCCTCTGTTACTGCTAGTATTGCCGTTACCAGCACCAAGGGCCAATCCCCACTAATGGTCCCCACTACAAAACATGTCGCTACTGCCACCACCACGACAAAAAATAAACCAAAGCCATCTCCGTCAAAAATGGCAAACAAAGACAAGAGCAAAACGACAGGGAACCATGGCACAGTGGTGGCTGTACTGATTGGTGTGACACTGGTTCTGATGTTTGTCAGTTTTGGGGTCATCTTCGTGAGGAAGCGCAGACATCAGAGGATGCAGCTGCAGAATACAGCCTGGGCCGGCCCCTCTCCGTTTCTGGACAGTGGAGTCCAGTCTCGACTGGATAATGACGATAGCAGTGACGTCCACCTGAGGGGCTCCAATCGAATCTCCTTCTCTGGCTTCCTGTCTCAGCGACTCTCCAAGAGGCTGTCTCTGCTCCAGGAGACTGACGAGGAATTCCGGATGGGTGAGATTCAGACAGGAAGTACATTTGGAAGAGAGACCGTTTCAGATGATGTTCAACCGAGTAACGGGACTGCTGCAGTGCACAAAGAAAAGACCCAGATTGAGGAGGTGCAACCTCTGGACAACTCTTCATCTCCTCCCCCATCGACGTCTTCAGAGACCACTGCCACAGCACACACCCATGACCATCAGCCTCCGACTTCCTTGCAGGTTGTTGATCTGGGGCCAGACAATGCTCCAAATCGCTCTCCCTCTCGTACACCATCAGATATCCCAGAAGCTATTCCTCCACCACTATTGGATGTTTACCTGGGTCCCCCCTCAGACCAGGCCAGCCCCCCAGCCCCCCTCCACCAGAGAGCACAGATCTTCCCACCCCACCCCCCGACCTGCCTTAACCAGTCTCCAAGCAGATAG